The DNA region CAATAGCAGGTTTGACCACAGGGCTAAAAGTCTCATGAAAATCCACACTTGCTTGTTGATGGATGCCCTTTGCAACCAATCTGGCCTTGTACCTTGATATTGAAACATCACTATTTAGCTTCAATTTaaaaacccatttgcaaccactATATTCACATTAGGAGGTGCAGGAACAAGAGACTAGGTTTGCTACCTTTGAAGAGCAAGAAACTCAACATTAATAGCCTTACACTACTTAGGATATTGAGATGCAATTTTGTAGGAAGGAGGTTCTGTGAAGGTATAGTCCATAGCTACCTTGTAACAAAGTTTGGACTTAGGTTTGGAAATGACACTTTTGGATCTAGTTTGCGTAAGATGTGAATTGGTTGGGTGAGAAGGCTGTAAGGTGGAAAATACTAGTACCACTATAATGGGAAGGGAAGATGAGGATGAGTGAGAGGCTGAGTTGAGCAAAGAAGATGCTTCTGCAGTATCATTAGGGGAAGAAGAGTCCAATTCGGGAGAGTATTGATGAGAGGAAGCATTTGAGGAAGAAGGATAGGCACCAAGCAAGGAAGGTTGATTTGTGGAATGTAAGTAGAGTTGTTTGGAGAACCAGGTTGGAACACAGGTACTAGTGGAGTTGGATGAAATTACAGtgttgaaagtagatgagaaatGAAATTTTGACTCATTGAAAGGAACATGTCTAGATGTATACACACGATTAATGTGCTGATCAAGACAAAGATAACCCTTTGAATTAGGAGGATAGCCAATGAAAATGCATTCTCTTGTTCTAGGTTCAAGCTTGTGTGTATTATAGGGTTTGAGATTGGGATAGCATGTACAACCAAAAACTTTAAGCTGAGTTAGATCAGGGGTAGTAGAATAAAGTTTAGACCAAGCTGAGTTAGATAAATGATGTTACTTATCTTCAACCTTTCAATGACACCTACATAATACCAACATTGCAATACCATTTGATCCTAACACGTATGAGTAGGCTATGACCAAGGAAGGAGACTTGCGTTTTTAATATTAGACATGTCAACTGTATAAATCGTTTATCAAATAGGCATTTTCTGTTAGAGAGTTAACGGTAGTGACTAAATTGAGTGCAAGTTGAAAAtagtagggaccaaattgattgctaccaaaatgtagggactaaattgattgtgaccccaaaatgtagggaccaaaatgttgttttcaacttcttttttttttttggttatttttggcacttttcatttggctagtgcttttattttctattcatcaatatttttttttatttgtaatttttttttatctattaggtcatgaaaataaatttatacaaactatattttctaTTCCTTCACCTTTTTTGTTCTCAAACCAAACACTATgaagaaaaactaaaactatGAAGCACAGATGTATTTCCAGATTCAGGTGCAAGtacgggactcggcaatttttgaaaaaatagggtgcgggtgcagcgataaaaaaattattaaaaaaaattattttttatatattttatatattgctaagcaagcttttttatataataataatagaaaactcatataataataataataataataataataataataataataataataataataataataataataataataattaaaaaaaaatagaaggtaATAAGTACACAAAAGTTTTTGacacttgaataattaatagaGGTATTATAATAGATGAGACTTcccctaaataaataaataaaatatgactTAGTGGCTTACGTATTTGGTcaactcaaaaacaaaataaagaatataCGTGGCAAGTGTTAAAATAGGTGTagcttttcattaaaaaagagaaagaaaaaaaggcgCTCAGTGTGGCTCACGTGTTTGGTCAGAGAggcacaacaaaacaaaataaagcctCTCTGACCAAAGGCATTTAACAAtcctttcctttaaaaaaaaaaaaaaaagaaacaaaacttatatatatatatataaagagaaacaGAACAAACGTACAGAGCCGGAACGCTGGGCTAgcgaaaaaaaaaggaagaaaaagacgaagaagcaaagaaaaagaagaagaagaagaagggggttAAGGTCGGTGAAGACAGCGACAAGGCGTATACTGGTATTTTcggtttaagttttttttttttttttgattgcgTTTTTTTGACTAAAACACACCGATATTTGGCAAATACGATCTGAATCAGCCCGGTTCGGCGCGAATCGGCACGCTTCGGAgccgaatcggcgcgaatctagaaatgaaaaaaaaagattccgACGTGGCCTTGTAGCCGCTTCGATGCTTCATagaactaaaaacttttttattctctcaatTTTCTATCCTAgctctattttatattatgagggcgtttggattgaAATTATCCGGGCTGCGTTTCAGCGTTTCTGcgttttcagattttttttttttttttttttttttttcagccgtagttgttgactaattcctcatgaacagtgcatctgtgcactgttcatggacctacaaattttacttttcaacaactttttcattaaaaatgggtcccacggcactattcacacatttaaaaattattttgctacaatattttcaatttttaataataagttctattcaaacggaccctataCGTGGCTCCCAAATAATATCTTGCAAATGAAAATTTGCTGCACGACACAATCGTATAGACCCCTACGTGACAAGATGGTGGGTAGGTCCCATTCACGACTTGTGGACTTTTGAGGAGTGTAGATTGTGCTAATTGCTAAGTAATATAATTGCGTGTGGGAGTGGGTGTAAAGTAATTGGCGAAAGAAGTGAAGTTAATTGACCAAAAGACCAAACGAGTCGACTGGACAATACAATTGAAGGCCGTAACGAAAATTTAGGCCAAAATTGAAGATCCATGTTGGGTAAGAGGTTAATTAGCACACCTTCAAGCTATGCGGAGTTGGTGGAGAGATCGTTTCTTGAGAATGAGTGAGAAAAGtgaggaaaaagagaaaagagagagacaattCATTGAGAATGGAAGCAAGCTACTAGAGAAGCTTATTGTGTCTTGCAATGGCAAGCCAATTCCCCTCCGTAGCTTCTTTGCTAAAGAGCTCCGACAAGCAACCAACAACTATGACAATCATTATGGAATGTTTTGGTTTAAGGGCTCTCTTGATGGACAAATCGTTATCGTTAGGCGATTTCCTGGCTCTAAATTCTGGGCCGATTCAACCATCAATGATTTAGTGATTTCTGCACAAATGAGTGCTCACAGTAATGTATTAAAACCCATAGGGTATTGTCTCGAGACTGCAAATCCCATTTTAGTGTATGCATGTGATACCAGTGGTTTCCTTTCTGATCGAGTTTATGTCTCACATGTTACTAAACGACAACATCAGCCCATGGTTTGGGAGAGCAGATTAAAGATTGCAAGGCAAATTGCTCATGCAATTTCCTATCTCCATACAGCCTTCCAAAGACCTGTCATCCATATGGCTATACATATGACAAATGTCATGTTAGATGAACATGATGTTCCTAAATTGTCTCAATTTTGTAATTCAGTATCAATCCCTGATGGTGAAACTGACGTGGAAGCTGATGGCAATTATTTGTATTCGAGGTTCCAAACCCCAGAGATTAAAGCAACAGGTAAGGCAACTGAAAAAACTGATGCGTATTACTTTGGTAAGCTTCTTCTAGAACTTTTAACTGGAGAGGATTCTTATAATATAACCCGATTGACAATTGACAAAAAATCTAGCTTAATAGCCTACATGCATAACCATGCTCAAGTTTATTGCATAAACGAGGTTGTGGATCCGACAATTTTGGCAGCAGAAGGAGGTGCTAGTTTAGAGCCACAGTTACAAGCTTTTTTGCAGCTTGCATTGACATGTGCAGAGGAAGATCCACATAGAAGGCCAACAATGGTAGATGTTACCAAAGAACTCAGGCGGATTGAAAGCTTTGTACCatgattaattattttctattaaatgTTAGACATGTGTTTACCACTAGGATTTGGTCTTGTTTGTCATTGTTATGCTTCGAACATATAATATAGGCCGTTGTTTGGCTGCCATGGTTTATCACATCTTGATACAGAGATGTGTAAGAGTTCACAATGGCTAATTACTGGTTCTATTTTAGTTTGTTTGGTTCTTAGGAATTAGGAACTCAATCTTAAACAAAACGTTGTGTCGGAGTTGTCTAATTAATggttctattttattttgtttggttctTACGTGACTTCAGCTTAGTTGCTAATGTGCAGATATTCTGCTGTGTTTCCGTGTACTGATTCTTGatatgtttctttctttaataaatttctCTTATTTGTAACAACAAAAATGTTAAGACATGTAGTTATTGGCATGTATTAACAAATGTCAAATGAACTCGTTTCAATTACTGCAATGTAGATGAAGGTTTATTGTTGAGTTATAAAAATGTGTGATTTATAACCATGGAAATTTGGATTGGTATGTTCATTTGGCCATGCAAAGCATCATGTACTTTGTAATTTACCTTTAAAGATGATTTGCAtctgattaaaaaattaaatagaaaaggGACATTGGAACTGGTTAACAACCAAATCATGCAGCAGTTTCACATAGATTCATATCCAAATGTTTTAACATTAACAGGCAGAATTTCATTGATTTTCAAAAGGCTTCCTAGTTCATAATGGCTCAATCCTAGAGATTAGAACTTAAAACTTAGAAGGCTATACCAAACAAGATAGGTAGTATTCAAAGTTAATATCCCTTTTAAAAGATgttcataaattttttgttttttggtcaCAAGAATGTATAAgattttttgaagtttcttctgaaattttttttttctactaccccttctttttcaaaattttgagccCCCTTCTACTTGGGgttcttagagcatccacagcagtggagctaaaaatttaattttttagcttCACAAAatgttactttatctattttacctatacattttacaaaacatgctgcagcagtggatctattttaactttcaacacaataaaataatataaacctcacaataaaataatatatctactacaataaaataatatattcattacaataaataacaatcacaaccaaCCGCAACCGCTATcactaccactaccaccaccgccACCGACTCTTCCACCGCCACCGCAATCGCTACCGCCGCCCACCGTCACCGCCGCCACCGCTGCCacgtaatagaataatatattctCTACAATAAAGAACAATCACAGCCACTGTCATCACCACTGTCACTACCACCAGCGCCATTGCAACTGCCACCACCACTGCAACCGCcaccatcaaaaaaattatttttttctcaccaatattaaatagtaataatctACCGCTTagaatttattacaaaaatattataaaacattaattaattttaatttcttattattctttattttatttttcttatttatcttaTTTGTTGGTTTCATCCAAATacacgtatttttttttttcctctttgtttgCTTCATTTCTTCAATCCTCTGAACTTTTCTTTCTAAAAGtgaatgagagacagagagaggcacggtgataaaagaaaggaaa from Castanea sativa cultivar Marrone di Chiusa Pesio chromosome 6, ASM4071231v1 includes:
- the LOC142638779 gene encoding serine/threonine-protein kinase ZRK1-like yields the protein MRSWWRDRFLRMSEKSEEKEKRERQFIENGSKLLEKLIVSCNGKPIPLRSFFAKELRQATNNYDNHYGMFWFKGSLDGQIVIVRRFPGSKFWADSTINDLVISAQMSAHSNVLKPIGYCLETANPILVYACDTSGFLSDRVYVSHVTKRQHQPMVWESRLKIARQIAHAISYLHTAFQRPVIHMAIHMTNVMLDEHDVPKLSQFCNSVSIPDGETDVEADGNYLYSRFQTPEIKATGKATEKTDAYYFGKLLLELLTGEDSYNITRLTIDKKSSLIAYMHNHAQVYCINEVVDPTILAAEGGASLEPQLQAFLQLALTCAEEDPHRRPTMVDVTKELRRIESFVP